From the Macaca nemestrina isolate mMacNem1 chromosome 18, mMacNem.hap1, whole genome shotgun sequence genome, the window ACAAGCAAGCTGGGCTGTTTTTCATTCAGCACCTGCCTTCAGGTGCACCCCCAAATCAGGGGTTGTGTGGTGCCTGGACCATTCTACTCTCACCCAACACGCATCAGTGGCCGGGCTTTTTTCTGAAGACAGCTGCCTGGCTGACTCCAGACTTGCAGGCAAGAAGCAGGGAGGGCTTCAGTGCATTTCCCGGGAACACTGAGTGGCCTTCTCTTTCACTCTAGGAACCAGCACAGAAAAGAGAAGTGCAGTCTGAGCTGGAGCCCGTGGAGCCTCGGGTGGGGGCAGGCCTGGAGGACAcggaataatttttgttttgttttgtttgagacagtctcgcactgtggcctaggctggagtgtagtgatgtgctctcggctcactgcaaccactgcctcctaggttcaagcaattctcctgccttagcctctgaagtagctaggattacagcgtCACAACgctgactaacttttgtatttttagtagagacggggtttcaccatgttgaccaggctggtcttgaactcctgacctcaggtgatctgcctgcctcggcctcccaaagtgctgggattacaggtatgagccaccacgcccagtcaaggACACTGAATTTGGCCTGGACTGAACCCCAAGGCTGCCCCCCTGTCCTTGGAGTCACAGTGACAGGGAGaaagcacaggtcacccttcctTCCACAGTGCCGACTGAGAGCGCCACCACACCCTCAGAGACGTGTGTCGGAGTTGCCCAGCCCAGCTCGGCCCACGTGGGACCTCACTGCATTCCCAGCACCGAAAGCATCATAGTTCCCCCCAGTTATATGTAGCATAAATGGTTTAATTATAAATGTCTCCTTTAGGCATGATAAACATTTTAACACCCACGCGAGTCGATGTATGGTTGGGCTATCTCCTATTTGTGTGAGTCACATGCAATTCCTTTCACCAGCCACCCTGAAAAAAGACTTTTCTCTTACTGTGTCATCAGAAACCAGACAGACCCAGGTCCCTGCAAAATCTCCAGTGGGCCTTTTCCCCACAGGAAAGCAGAATCTTCCACTGCAGCTAGAGAAACTCAGAGGATAAGGGACTTAATGCTTCAGACGTCAAAatgagaaggggagagaggaaagaaagggggGAGTCCGTGAGGCACAACGGAGAATTCTCCCAAAGTGATATGACCATGACCCTCTCCTCAGAGGGCACTATCAAGAGCCCACAGGTGCCAGACCCACGTCCCGAGGGAGAAGGAACATCAGCCATCATCTCTGTGTGTGAGCTCAGTGTCAGATAGTTACTGTGGCGGGATGCTGTCCAGCCTAAAAAATGTGACCATTCCAATTCATCTTCAGCTGACAAGTTTATTTAATCCCTGAACCTGGATCCAAGGCATCTCCCTGTACAAAACATCAGACCGTGGCAGAGATTGACAAAGCAACCCAAAACAGCAGCTACCGACGGCCGCCGTGCCCACCTCAGCAGCAGCTCTGTGGGGGCCTCACTCCACCCTCACCAAACACAAGGAGGAGCCAGCACTACTGACCCATTTCACCAGACAGGAAGGCACGAGAACTGAGACCTGCCTGAGGCCCCCACAGCTGGGGGGCAGCGGAGCCCTGTCTCCCAGCACAGACTAGAATCCCAGTAACACAGGCCTGCCAGCACCTCCAACCTGCCTTTTGGGATGATCCTCAGGCGAATATACAAAATACAGAAGAAACTACTATTATATTTTGTTGCCCTATCCCTTCAACTTGGCTCCAACTTGCTTGGCTCATCATCACAGTGGCCTCCAGAAGGTGGCgagctctgcttttttttttttttttttttgagacagagttttgctctgtcgcccaggctggagtgcagtggccagatctcggctcagtgcaagctctgcctcccaggttcatgccattctcctgcctcagcctcctgagtagctgggactacaggggcccgccacctcgcccggctagttttttgtatttttagtagagacggggtttcaccgtgttagccaggatggtcttgatctcctgacctcgtgatccgcccgtctcggcctcccaaagtgctgggattacaggcttgagccacggcgcccggcgaGCTCTGCTTCTTAAGTTTCAACTGTGGAAGGCACATCTGGTCCCGGAGGAAGGATGAGGGGCTCTCTGGGGCTTGAGGGCAGGCCACCTTGTGTCCTCAGAAGCCCATTCGAGGCTTCTTCCGGGGGCGCTGAGAGCCAGAGAGGATGGGTGTGTGCTGCTGGGAGCGGGTGGTCCAGACGCTGGAGGCCTGGGAGGAGGggggtgtggcggcacatgctgGGGTGCCCCTTTGGGGTGGCAGCTTAGCCATGTAGTCATGGAGCATCTGCCGCCGCTCTGCGGGGACGCCCTGGGCACACGCATCCGGAGTCAGCTCCTGGGAGGGTGGGGTCACGGGGGGCTGGGGCAGAGCATCAGCAGGTGGCCACTCAGGGCTCTGAGGGGGGCTGGTGTCCTCTGAGGGGTCCACATGGCCACTGAGCGAAAAGGTGCTGGACAGCTGGGTCCGGCGCTTGGGCCGCCTGGGCTGTCTCCCGGGCCCTGAGGTCCTGCCCTGCTGCCTCTCCCACCAGGCAGCCCCTCGGCCTGCCCAGGCTTCCCCCAGGCGCTCACTGAGCTTGTCCTCTGGGCCCGACTCGGGTGCAGGGGGTGGCTCTGCCGCAGGGAGGGAGCCCAGGTCTTTCTGCAGCAGGAGCCGCCCTTGGGCCATGGCCTTGCGGAGCACGTCCGGCCGctgcccttcctcttcctcccgcCGCAGCTCTATGCTACCCAGCAGCTGGCGGTGGGTGAAGGTGGGCGCTGTCCACACAGGAGGAGCCAGGGGCACTTTTAGCAGGGCCTTCAGCCACTGGCTGCAGCCGGCAGTGTCCTGGGAGGTCCAGGAAGCAGTGGGGGCACGACAGTCAGACTCGGTGTTGCCGCGAGGCCCGGAGTCTCTGCGGTGGTCGGAGTCCGCCTGGGGGCGGAGCTGCTGGTAGAAGACGTCTCCCGCCGCTGAGAGCTGGAAGAGCACCAGGCCTGGTGTGGGCGCCGAGGGCAAGGGTGGGACGACGGCAGCCAGACCTGGTGACGGGAATGACAATGACCTCCAGGGACTGGCGGGGAGAGCGGGTATTTTCCACTGCGCCCCCCAAGCTCACTCCCCTGCCCCAGCACACCTATGGTTGGTGCTTTCAGGCGCTCCTGCAGCCGCCACTGGATCTTAGGCTCCAGCAGAGGAAATGCAGGGAGGGAGTCAGTCCTGGAAGGAAGAGACTGGGGGGGACCTGCCAGGCGAGGCACCGACGCCCCTTCTCCTGAGGAAGGACAGACAGCTGAGGCCCCATCCAGGCTCCGACCGCCCCACCTCCCACACGCCGCCCACCCTGGCCTAGACCCTCACCAGCCAGGTGCAGCAGTTGCagctgcccaccctggcctccgaGGAGAAGGGGCTGCACGCAGCCGGGTCGGGGCGGAGGCAGCAGTCGGGCCagcaggagtggggaggggaggccaTGGTTCCACTTCAGCATCGGCACCAGGGGGAGGCGCTCGTCCACTAGGTAGAGAGAGAACTGGGGCCCGAGAAAGAAGGGGGATGTGGCCGAACCTGGGAGCTGAGCTGTGTAGCGGCCCTCCAGGCCCCATGTGGCTCTCCGGGTGAGTACAGAGCCCTGAGGGGCAGCAGCATCTCCCATCAGCCTCCAAGTGCCTCTCAGACCTCACCTGCCAGCCCTGAACAGGAGGTGCTTCCCGAGTGGGTGGCACCTTCACCGATTCTGACCAACAGCCAGGTGGACAGACAGAACAAGTGGGAAAGGTGTGCTCGGAAGAGGTGTGGGGGAGCCTTGCCAGCAGAAACCTGCCTGGCCTTCCCGCAGCCACCCCCACACTCTCCTGACCCCAGAGCCTATGCTGGAGGCATGCCTACAAACGTCCCCAGGAGGGCAGGGGGAGGACGGACCTGCTCCCTCAGAGCCCCTGCCTCCTGCACAGCAGAAACTGTCCAGCTCTGCATGAAAGCCCCACCCCGAGGCTGCTCCTCCCCCACCGCTCCACCCCTGGCTGTACCTTGAAGCCCTTACCAAGGGGAGGCCCTGGGAGAGCTTCCCCACCTGCCTGTTAGCACCGGCTGTGGGATCCACTGCGTGCTGGGGCCACAGATTCGTCCAGGGTTGAGTCTGGTTTGCTGGGTGGTTATCTGGGCCCAGCAGAGCCACTGGTAAGCAGCAGCCTCTAGTGCCCATCTGAGACAGAGCAGAGGTGGGGCGGGGCGGTGGTGTGTGCCACTCACCTGGGTACAGACGAGATGGAGAGTAGGGGGCAGGCATTCAGAGCTGGAGTGCCCCAGGTACTGGGTGAGCAGGACACGCTCCCCTTTCTGGCACGAAGCCTCTGCGCCCACACGAAAAAGCAACAGACCACAGCCCGGCGGGCCCTGGAAGAGAAACACAGGGTCAGCCCTCCCCACAGTCCCAGGCCCATGACGCCATCCTCGCCCAGGCCGCAGCCAGCCTGGGACTCACTGCTCTGCGGCTGCTCCCGCAGTCAGGGCAGATCTCCTGCCGCCACCCCATACCTGAGTGTCAACCATCTTCACTCCAGTGCGGTCACCCACAGTCAGCACCCGAGGGTGGGCGGTGAAGTCTGCCCAACGCCAGGAAGAGGAGTCCCGGAACACAAGGGTCTCGGGGTCCTTGTAGACTTGTTGCAGCCTTGGGGAGATGGGCAAGCCATGGGTAGGGGGGACAGGCTGATGTGGAAGGGAATCAAGGGTCGCGACATGCTGAACAGGGAGTGACGGGCCAGAGTTCAGTGTGTTAGGGTGGGGGGTTTCATGGGAAGTGGCAATACCCATCCTCAGGGCTCCACAGGCAGACGGCTCCTGAGCGGCTGCAGATGGCCAGCTCCCCGGGCAGGTGAGGGCTACAGGGCAGGAACGCATTCACATCAGGCTGCTcgcccctgcccccagcccctcctcactGACCAGACTGAC encodes:
- the LOC105496769 gene encoding TATA box-binding protein-associated factor RNA polymerase I subunit C isoform X2 — its product is MDFPHSLRPALFMTGPLGLSDIPDLSFMCSWQHALTLPETQPQNSENGALHVTKDLLWEPATPGPLPMLPSLIDPWDPGLTARDLLFRGGYRYRRRPRVVLDVTEQISRFLWDHGDVAFAPLGKLMLENFKLEGAGSRTKKTTVVSVKKLLQDLGGHQPWGCPWAYLSNRQRRFSILGGPILGTSVASHLAELLHEELVLRWEQLLLDEACTGGALAWVPGRTPQFGQLVYPAGGALDRLHFQEVVLSPGDSPQFLGNPGRIQLQGPVRQVVTCTVQGETLLAVRSDYHCAVWKFGKQWQPTLLQAMQVEKGATGISLSPHLPGELAICSRSGAVCLWSPEDGLQQVYKDPETLVFRDSSSWRWADFTAHPRVLTVGDRTGVKMVDTQGPPGCGLLLFRVGAEASCQKGERVLLTQYLGHSSSECLPPTLHLVCTQFSLYLVDERLPLVPMLKWNHGLPSPLLLARLLPPPRPGCVQPLLLGGQGGQLQLLHLAEGASVPRLAGPPQSLPSRTDSLPAFPLLEPKIQWRLQERLKAPTIGLAAVVPPLPSAPTPGLVLFQLSAAGDVFYQQLRPQADSDHRRDSGPRGNTESDCRAPTASWTSQDTAGCSQWLKALLKVPLAPPVWTAPTFTHRQLLGSIELRREEEEGQRPDVLRKAMAQGRLLLQKDLGSLPAAEPPPAPESGPEDKLSERLGEAWAGRGAAWWERQQGRTSGPGRQPRRPKRRTQLSSTFSLSGHVDPSEDTSPPQSPEWPPADALPQPPVTPPSQELTPDACAQGVPAERRQMLHDYMAKLPPQRGTPACAATPPSSQASSVWTTRSQQHTPILSGSQRPRKKPRMGF
- the LOC105496769 gene encoding TATA box-binding protein-associated factor RNA polymerase I subunit C isoform X1, which translates into the protein MDFPHSLRPALFMTGPLGLSDIPDLSFMCSWQHALTLPETQPQNSENGALHVTKDLLWEPATPGPLPMLPSLIDPWDPGLTARDLLFRGGYRYRRRPRVVLDVTEQISRFLWDHGDVAFAPLGKLMLENFKLEGAGSRTKKTTVVSVKKLLQDLGGHQPWGCPWAYLSNRQRRFSILGGPILGTSVASHLAELLHEELVLRWEQLLLDEACTGGALAWVPGRTPQFGQLVYPAGGALDRLHFQEVVLSPGDSPQFLGNPGRIQLQGPVRQVVTCTVQGETLLAVRSDYHCAVWKFGKQWQPTLLQAMQVEKGATGISLSPHLPGELAICSRSGAVCLWSPEDGLQQVYKDPETLVFRDSSSWRWADFTAHPRVLTVGDRTGVKMVDTQGPPGCGLLLFRVGAEASCQKGERVLLTQYLGHSSSECLPPTLHLVCTQFSLYLVDERLPLVPMLKWNHGLPSPLLLARLLPPPRPGCVQPLLLGGQGGQLQLLHLAGEGASVPRLAGPPQSLPSRTDSLPAFPLLEPKIQWRLQERLKAPTIGLAAVVPPLPSAPTPGLVLFQLSAAGDVFYQQLRPQADSDHRRDSGPRGNTESDCRAPTASWTSQDTAGCSQWLKALLKVPLAPPVWTAPTFTHRQLLGSIELRREEEEGQRPDVLRKAMAQGRLLLQKDLGSLPAAEPPPAPESGPEDKLSERLGEAWAGRGAAWWERQQGRTSGPGRQPRRPKRRTQLSSTFSLSGHVDPSEDTSPPQSPEWPPADALPQPPVTPPSQELTPDACAQGVPAERRQMLHDYMAKLPPQRGTPACAATPPSSQASSVWTTRSQQHTPILSGSQRPRKKPRMGF
- the LOC105496769 gene encoding TATA box-binding protein-associated factor RNA polymerase I subunit C isoform X3; translated protein: MLPSLIDPWDPGLTARDLLFRGGYRYRRRPRVVLDVTEQISRFLWDHGDVAFAPLGKLMLENFKLEGAGSRTKKTTVVSVKKLLQDLGGHQPWGCPWAYLSNRQRRFSILGGPILGTSVASHLAELLHEELVLRWEQLLLDEACTGGALAWVPGRTPQFGQLVYPAGGALDRLHFQEVVLSPGDSPQFLGNPGRIQLQGPVRQVVTCTVQGETLLAVRSDYHCAVWKFGKQWQPTLLQAMQVEKGATGISLSPHLPGELAICSRSGAVCLWSPEDGLQQVYKDPETLVFRDSSSWRWADFTAHPRVLTVGDRTGVKMVDTQGPPGCGLLLFRVGAEASCQKGERVLLTQYLGHSSSECLPPTLHLVCTQFSLYLVDERLPLVPMLKWNHGLPSPLLLARLLPPPRPGCVQPLLLGGQGGQLQLLHLAGEGASVPRLAGPPQSLPSRTDSLPAFPLLEPKIQWRLQERLKAPTIGLAAVVPPLPSAPTPGLVLFQLSAAGDVFYQQLRPQADSDHRRDSGPRGNTESDCRAPTASWTSQDTAGCSQWLKALLKVPLAPPVWTAPTFTHRQLLGSIELRREEEEGQRPDVLRKAMAQGRLLLQKDLGSLPAAEPPPAPESGPEDKLSERLGEAWAGRGAAWWERQQGRTSGPGRQPRRPKRRTQLSSTFSLSGHVDPSEDTSPPQSPEWPPADALPQPPVTPPSQELTPDACAQGVPAERRQMLHDYMAKLPPQRGTPACAATPPSSQASSVWTTRSQQHTPILSGSQRPRKKPRMGF